One Actinosynnema pretiosum DNA segment encodes these proteins:
- a CDS encoding DUF2332 domain-containing protein: protein MLAELFRQSARDCAGASPLTSTLLAAASADLDSGGPTRRVMANAERARAGDVPALRFAAAVHRVVLEGRAPALAAHYPTVGGSPELGALWADARGVVEEHADELRALVDTTTVQTNEPGRSGPLFGGLHTATALAAAAAGRRTPFPVRLLEVGASGGLNLRPHRIAYLHGDRVLGDPGSPLRLDTGWSGEPDGDLDRPLRLVGRGGCDPNPVDVSTVDGRQHLLSFVWPDQRERWTRLGAALDLAAVDPVPVRRAPASEWLGEQLARPERDVLTVVWHSVVWQYASAAERAAGRAVLASAAERATAAAPLALLVFEPRRGHDPALPHEFQLLLKLWPAGRSLRLGAGGPHGTPFTWESAPWV, encoded by the coding sequence TCGCCGCCGCCTCCGCCGACCTCGACTCCGGTGGCCCCACCAGGCGGGTCATGGCCAACGCCGAGCGGGCGCGCGCCGGGGACGTGCCCGCGCTGCGCTTCGCCGCCGCCGTGCACCGCGTCGTGCTGGAGGGCCGCGCGCCCGCGCTCGCCGCGCACTACCCGACCGTCGGCGGCTCCCCGGAGCTCGGGGCGCTCTGGGCGGACGCGCGCGGGGTCGTCGAGGAGCACGCGGACGAGCTGCGGGCCCTCGTCGACACCACGACGGTGCAGACCAACGAACCCGGCCGCAGCGGACCGCTGTTCGGCGGGCTGCACACCGCCACCGCCCTGGCCGCTGCCGCCGCCGGTCGGCGCACGCCGTTCCCGGTGCGGCTGCTGGAGGTCGGGGCCAGCGGCGGCCTCAACCTGCGCCCGCACCGGATCGCCTACCTGCACGGCGACCGGGTGCTCGGCGACCCCGGCAGCCCGCTCCGGCTCGACACCGGCTGGAGCGGCGAGCCCGACGGCGACCTCGACCGCCCGCTCCGCCTCGTGGGCCGCGGCGGCTGCGACCCCAACCCGGTCGACGTGTCCACTGTGGACGGCCGTCAGCACCTGCTCTCGTTCGTGTGGCCCGATCAGCGCGAGCGCTGGACCCGGCTCGGGGCCGCGCTGGACCTGGCCGCCGTCGACCCGGTCCCGGTCCGGCGGGCCCCGGCGTCCGAGTGGCTGGGCGAGCAGCTCGCCCGGCCGGAGCGGGACGTGCTGACGGTGGTGTGGCACTCGGTGGTGTGGCAGTACGCGTCCGCCGCCGAGCGCGCCGCCGGACGCGCGGTGCTCGCGTCCGCCGCGGAGCGGGCCACCGCGGCGGCTCCCCTGGCGCTGCTGGTGTTCGAGCCGCGGCGCGGCCACGACCCCGCCCTGCCCCACGAGTTCCAGCTGCTGCTCAAGCTCTGGCCCGCGGGCCGCTCCCTGCGGCTCGGGGCGGGCGGGCCCCACGGGACGCCCTTCACCTGGGAGAGCGCGCCCTGGGTGTGA
- the corA gene encoding magnesium/cobalt transporter CorA, translating to MPSLPSFGGLSGFRGRSAVRARRTESARAPLPVPLSAYVVDCGVYVDGSRLPGRWTHTDAVEEVRKRREGFVWIGLHEPDEEQIQGVAETFGLHELAVEDAVHAHQRPKLDRYDDMLFMVFKTVRYVQNESPSTANEIVESGEIMVFLGRDFVITVRHGNHSGLAVVRKQLESDPDKLRIGPAAVLHSIADHVVDNYLDVTSKIESDIDQMEALVFAPRGGVSSDQIYLMKREVLELRRAVMPLAVPLRRLAEGYTPLIPEQVRSYFRDVDDHLTEVSERVMNFDELLTTLVNAVLATITLQQNGDMRKITSWAAIISVPTMVVGVYGMNFDYMPELHWRFGYPLVIAVILMGCLALYRIFRRNRWL from the coding sequence GTGCCCAGCCTGCCCTCTTTCGGCGGTTTGAGCGGTTTCAGAGGCCGTTCCGCCGTTCGCGCCCGCCGCACCGAGTCGGCCCGCGCCCCGCTGCCCGTGCCGCTGTCGGCGTACGTCGTGGACTGCGGCGTGTACGTCGACGGCAGCAGGCTGCCCGGACGCTGGACGCACACCGACGCGGTCGAGGAGGTGCGCAAGCGCCGCGAGGGGTTCGTCTGGATCGGCCTGCACGAGCCGGACGAGGAGCAGATCCAGGGCGTGGCCGAGACGTTCGGGCTGCACGAGCTGGCCGTCGAGGACGCGGTGCACGCGCACCAGCGGCCGAAGCTGGACCGGTACGACGACATGCTGTTCATGGTGTTCAAGACCGTCCGGTACGTGCAGAACGAGTCGCCGAGCACCGCGAACGAGATCGTCGAGAGCGGCGAGATCATGGTGTTCCTGGGCCGCGACTTCGTGATCACCGTGCGGCACGGCAACCACTCCGGGCTCGCCGTGGTGCGCAAGCAGCTGGAGAGCGACCCGGACAAGCTGCGCATCGGCCCGGCCGCCGTGCTGCACTCGATCGCCGACCACGTGGTGGACAACTACCTGGACGTGACGTCGAAGATCGAGAGCGACATCGACCAGATGGAAGCGCTGGTGTTCGCGCCGCGCGGCGGGGTCAGCTCCGACCAGATCTACCTGATGAAGCGCGAGGTGCTGGAGCTGCGGCGCGCGGTGATGCCGCTGGCGGTGCCGCTGCGCAGGCTGGCCGAGGGCTACACGCCGCTGATCCCCGAGCAGGTGCGGTCCTACTTCCGCGACGTGGACGACCACCTCACCGAGGTGTCCGAGCGGGTCATGAACTTCGACGAGCTGCTCACCACGCTCGTCAACGCCGTGCTGGCGACCATCACGCTCCAGCAGAACGGCGACATGCGCAAGATCACCTCGTGGGCGGCGATCATCTCCGTCCCGACGATGGTGGTCGGTGTGTACGGCATGAACTTCGACTACATGCCCGAGCTGCACTGGCGGTTCGGCTACCCCCTGGTGATCGCGGTGATCCTGATGGGATGCCTGGCGCTGTACCGGATATTCCGCCGGAACCGCTGGCTGTAG